Within Sphingobium sp. KCTC 72723, the genomic segment GAAGCCGACCCTCGTTAGTCGCAGCCCGTTCACCAAAGATTTCGAGGATAAGCCCGGTGCGGTCGATCACTTTCGCCCCGACGGCCTTTTCCAGATTGCTTTGCTGGACCGGCGACAGGGCATTGTCGACGATGACCAGTTCGGCTTCTTCCTGCACCACCAGCGTGGCGATCTGCTCCACCTGACCGCTGCCGAACAAAGTCGCAGGCTTGCGGTCGCGGACGCGAAAGGCTTGGGCGGCGCGCACGTCAATACCGATGGCGAGGGCAAGGCCGCCCGCCTCTTCCAGCCTTGCGTCGCTGTCGCGGCGATCTAGCCCGTGGGTTTCGGCATGGACGACGATGGCGCGCGCGCCGCGCGCCACTTCGTCATCGGAGTCGCGGTTGAATATGGCCATGGGTGGTTAGAGCATCTGCCGGTCGTCCGGTCCACCTGTCGGCGGACCGGACGGAACGGGGATGATCAATCGTCCTGTTCATTCTCGCCCGACAAGTCGAGCGAATGGAGCGGCTGAACCGTCGAGATAGCGTGCTTGTAGACCAACTGGACCATGCCGTCGCGTTCCAGCAACATGCAGAACAGATCGAAAGCCGCGATTTCGCCCTGAAGCATCACACCGTTGACCAGAAACATCGTAACCGGGCTGCCCGATTTACGCACGGCCGACAGGAAAATTTCCTGCAACAATCTGGCCTTGCCGCTGTTGCTGTCGCTGACCTTGCGCAGGTCGGTCAGGTCCATCGACTGGGCGGGCATGACCGTGGAAATGGCGTGCTTGTACACAAGCTGCGACTGGCCATCGCGGCGCAGCAGCACGGAAAAATTGTCGAACCAGGTAATGATGCCTTGCAGCTTCACGCCCTTGACCAGGAACATGGTCACCGGGGTCTTGCTCTTGCGCAGGCTGTTCAGGAAGATGTCCTGAAGATTGTTCACTTTGTCGGCCATGGTCGATGCCGGTCCTTATTCTTGGCGGGACGTTACCCGCTCTTGCACCCCTGGGCAGGATGTCTTGCCTGCCCCCGCGTGTCGGGAGCAGGCCATTCGTATCGCAATTGCGAAGGGGCGTCCATGGCTCAGTGATGGCTGAACATGTCTTATTCCTTGCCGCCTAGTCTTTCCCGTCAGTGATGCCGAGCAGCTTGAGTTTGCGGTGCAGGGCCGATCGTTCCATGCCAATGAACGTCGCGGTGCGCGAGATATTGCCGGAAAAACGGCGGATCTGGATGCGCAGATATTCTCGCTCGAAACTCTCGCGCGCTTCCCGCAACGGCGCGCCCATGATGGCGGACTGGCCCATCCCCTCCCCGCCACCACTGCTGGTCAGTTCGGACGGTAGCATGTCGAGTTCGATCCGACCGATGCGGTCGCCCGGCGCCAGGATCATCGTGCGTTCGATGACGTTGCGCAACTGGCGGACGTTACCTGGCCATTCATTGGCCTGCAACGCGGCCATCGCGTCGCTGGCCATGTCTGGCGGTGGCACACGCCGTTCGGCGGCGAAGCGAGCAAGATAATGTTCGACCAGCGGCGGTATATCGTCGCGCCGTTCGGACAGCGGCGGGATGGCGAGCGGCACGACATTGAGGCGATAGAACAGATCTTCGCGGAAACGCCGTTCCTCAATCTCCCCCGCCAGATTGAGCGCGGTGGAGGATATGACACGCACATCGACTTTCACCTGCCGCTGGCCGCCAACGCGGGTAAAGCTCTGATCGGTCAGCACCCGCAATATCTTGCCCTGCGTAGTGACCGGCATGTCGGCCACTTCGTCGATATAAAGCGTGCCTCCATGCGCCTGCTCCAGATAGCCGGGGCGCACCAGGCCACTCTGATCCTCCAGCCCGAACAATTCTTCCTCGACCCGGTCGGGTTCCATGCGGGCGGCAGCGACGATGATGAACGGGGAATCGGCGCGCCCGCTCCAACTGTGGAGCATCCGCGCGGCGACTTCCTTGCCCACGCCGGCGGGGCCGGAAATGAGGACGCGGCTGCCGGTGGCGGCGACTTTCTTGATCGTCGCACGCACGCCATTGATGGCAGCGGACGTGCCGGTCAGTTCGTCATCCTGCCCGAAACGCGCGCGCAACACCTGATTTTCACGCCGCAGCCGCTCCGTTTCGGTCGCGCGGGATACCAGGTGGATCAGGCGATCGGCCTCGAACGGCTTTTCGATGAAGTCAGCCGCGCCTTTACGGATCGCGGCAACGGCCGTGTCGATATTGCCATGTCCCGAAATCATCAGCACCGGGATGGTCGGGTCGCGCCGCTTGATCTCATCGAGCAGTTCGAGGCCATCCAGGCGCGACCCTTGCAACCATACGTCGAGCAGAACGAGCGAAGGGCGGCGCGCGTCGACGGCGTCGATCGCGCTGTCGCTGTTGGCGGCGGTGCGGGTCGTGAACCCCTCATCCTCCAGCACACCGGCGACCAGATCGCGAATATCCTCTTCATCGTCGACTATCAGAATATCAAGAGCCATTGGCCGTCACTTTTCCTTTTGGCAGGGCGATGAATTGCCCTTCTTCCAGTTTTTCGAGCGCCGCTGCGGCGAAGCGCAACGTGACGCTTGCCCCCCCGCCCGGTGCATCGTCGAAGCGAATTTCCCCCAGATGCTCCTCGACAATCTTCTTGACGATGGCCAGGCCCAGGCCCGTCCCCTTGGTGCGCGTCGTCATATAGGGTTCCAGGATGCGATCCCGTTCGGGCGGCAGGCCGATGCCATCGTCGCGCACGTTGATGACAAGGTCGCCGCCGTCCATCGACAACGCCATGCGAACATGACCACGCGGCCCGCCTTCGTCGGATACGGGTTTGGATTCAATGGCCTCGACACCATTTTTGACGATGTTGGTAAGCGCCTGCCCCAATTGGCGGCGGTCGCACACCAGATCCAGATCGGGGTCGTCGGCATGATATTCGAACTGAATGTCGGGATGGGCGACTTCGTGCAGGAACAGGGCGTGGCGCGCGATGTCGCTGACCGCTTCGCGCCGGAACACGGGCTTTGGCATCCGCGCAAAGGAGGAAAATTCGTCCACGATGCGGCGCAAATCGCCCACCTGCCGCACGATGGTGCCGGTCAGGCGCGTGAAAGTCGGCCGGTCGCTGGTGATTTCCTCGGCATAGCGGCGCTGGAGCCGTTCGGCGGCGAGTTGGATCGGGGTCAGCGGGTTCTTGATTTCATGCGCGATGCGGCGGGCCACGTCGGACCATGCGGCGCGGCGCTGATCCGACAATTGCTGGGTAATGTCGTCGAAGGTCAGGATATGGCGCGATGCGTCATGCGACAGCTTGACCGCCAGCGTGCGCAGGTCGCCATGGGCGCGCAGTTGCACGATGCCATGATCTTCTTCCGACGCGATCAGTTCGGCCAGTTCGGGGGCGACCTGCGCCAACGGGCGACCGACCGGATCGTCGCCCTCTTCCACCAGGATCGCGGCGGCCGATCGGTTGAGCAATTGCACCACGCCCTGTCTGTCGACCGACAGCACGCCTGCACTCACGCCCGACAGGATCGCTTCGATAAAAGCGCGCCGTTCGTCCAGTTGGCTGTTTGCGCCGACCAGCGCGCCGGTCTGCGCCTCCAGCCGCTGGGTCATGCGGTTGAAGGCGGCGGCCAGCGTGCCGATTTCGTCGCGGCTCTGCGGGCTGCTGACGCGCGCCGACAGGTCACCCGCCGTGATGCGCCGCGCTGCCGTCACCAGTTCGTTGACCGGGCGCACCATCCAGTCGGCAACGGCCAGCGCGATATAGACGGCCAGCCCGACCAGCAGCAGCGATCCCACGAACAAAGCGACGTTGAACCGCAACTGGAGCGCGCGCGACTGGTTGGCGAAAGCGTCATAATCGCCGATCACCTTTTGCGCGCGTTCGACATTGCTGAACGAGGAACTGCCGGCGTTGCGGGTAACATAAAGGTAGATTTTAGAACCGGGGTAGAGCAGCGTCACCGCCTCGATCTGGTTCGCGCGCGCCTGCACCACGATATTTTCGCCATCGGTCAGCCGCTTGATGACCGCCGGGTCGAGCATGGCGGAAGCGGGACGGTTTTCGGGGTCCACGGTCGCGGCGGTGCGCGCGATGCCGTCCTTGCCCACTTCGATGATGGCCGAACGGTTCAGTTTGCGCGTGACGACCTGATAGAGATAACCCTCCGCAAAGCGCGGGCTGGAAACGGGCGATTGCGTCAGATAATCGCGCAGATCGTCCGCCATGGTGATGGTTTCGTCGCTGACCTCGCGCAGATTCTGCTCATAATAGCCGCGCGCCAGATCGCTGGCATTCTGGAGCATTCCGCGCGCGCTGTCCGATGCCCAGAATTGCACGCCATATTGGAACAGGAGCGACGCGAAGATCACGACCAACAGCATCGGCACACTGGCCGCGATCGAAAAGATCGCGACGAGGCGGACATGCAGTTGCCCGTCGCTGCCGATGGCGGATTGTGCCGCGCGTCGTTTGGCGACGCGCCGCCCCATCAGCATCAGCAGCGCGATCGCGGGAACCAGATTCGCCACCAGCAGCAACGCCACGATCGGCGGGGTCAGCAGGCTGTAGGATTGCCCGCCGCCCGACAGCAGATGCCAGGTCAGGCCCGCCACGCCAAGGAACAGCGCCAGAACGGTGATTTCGATCAGGCTGGCCAGCCGCCCTTTGCGCAGGAAGGGCGGCAACTTGCGCCGCCATGCCGATGCCCGCCGGGAAAATGTAGTCGCGCCGCTCATAGTGGCTTTGTTACAACAACCCCGTGCCTGATCAAACACAGTATTTGTAGTATGTCATGCCGCTGGTCGATGCAGCCCGTCGGTTCGTCCCATCGGTGGGTTGCGCCAAGCAACTGATATGGATCAATCGGCAACGCGCAACTGGAGCGGGTCCAGCCCGTAATCGGTCAGCTTCTTGCGCAACGTATTGCGGTTGATGCCCAGCAAACCCGCGGCGCGGATCTGGTTACCATCGACGCTGGCCAGCACTTCCTGCAACAATATCGGTTCGACCATCGCCAGCATGTCGTCATGCAGGCTGCGGTTGGGCTGGCCCAGGCCCACACCCAACTGGCGCTTGGCCCAGTCGCGAATGGCATGGGCCAGATGGTCGCCAGGTGCGGCATAGTCCGCCGGAACCGCGTCGAGCGGCAGCATGTTGCGTAATATCTCGGCGGTGATGACATTTTCACGGCTCAACACAGCCAGGCGCTGCATCATATTCTGCAATTCGCGGACATTGCCGGGCCAATGCCATGCCATCAGCAACTGGGTCGCATCGTCAGCCAGCGTCTTGCGCGGCAACCCCTCCTGCGCGGCCTTTTCCAGGAAATGGCGAGCGAGCATGATGACGTCCTCCCGCCGTTCACGCAACGGCGGCAGCGCGATCGGCACGACGTTCAGGCGGTAATAAAGATCCTGTCGGAAGCGGTTGTCGTCGATCAGCTGGGGCAGATGCTTGTTGGTCGCGGCAATGATGCGGACGTTGACGCGCACCGGCTTCGATCCGCCGACCGTAGTGACTTCGCCCGATTGCAATACGCGCAGCAGGCGGGTTTGCGCCTCCATCGGCATGTCGCCGATTTCGTCGAGAAACAAAGTGCCGCCCTGTGCCTGTTCGAATTTCCCCGCCGTGCGGGCATGAGCGCCAGTGAACGCGCCCTTTTCATAACCAAACAATTCTGCTTCGATCAACTCGCGCGGGATGGCCGCCATATTGATCGCGATGAACGGCTTGGTCCGTCGCTGGCCCAGACTGTGGATCGCTTCGGCCACCAGTTCCTTGCCCGTCCCCGATTCGCCCAGCACCAGAATGGACAGGTCGTTGGACAGGACACGGGCAATGGTGCGGTAGACTTCCTGCATCGCCGGCGAACGACCGACCAGTGGCAGGCCATCATGGGGCAGGCCAACGTCGCCCTGCTCCTCTCCCTCATCCTGCCGCGTGCCAAGCGCGTCGGATACCGCGCGCGTCAGTTCGTTGAGGTCGAAGGGCTTGGGCAGATATTCGAACGCGCCCTTTTCGGTCGCGCGAATGGCGGTGTTGAGCGTGTTTTGCGCCGACAGGATGATGACGCTCAGGTCCGGGCGCGCGGCAATGATGTCCGCCACCCCCTCCAACCCGTCACCGTCGGGCAGCATCACGTCGGTAATCAGCACGTCGGGCGTGAAGCTGTCCATCAGGGCGGTGCGTTCGCGGATGGACGCGGCCGTCTTGACCTTATGCCCCTGCCGCCGCAGCGCTTCGCCCACCACCACGCAGATGGCAGGATCGTCATCCACGACCAGAACGGTCCCCGTCGCAGCCATCACCCCATCCCCATCGGCAGCAGGATGCGGAAGGTGGATTCGCCTGCCTCCGCATCGCGCGAATATTGAACGAACCCGCTCATGTCGCGGACCAGCTTGTCGACCAGCGCCAGCCCCAGCCCCTGCCCGTCGCGCTTGCCGGTGATGAAAGGATTGAACAGATGGTCAAGAATATGTTCGGGAACGCCCGGCCCATTGTCGACCACCACGATCTCGATCGGCAACACCGCGCTGCCCTTGCCCCCGCCGACCATGACGGAAACGCCATGGCGAAACGCGGTTTCGACGCGGATGCGGGGCTTTTCGACACCTTCCAGCGCTTCGGCCGCGTTTTTGAGCAGGTTGATCATCACCTGCACCAGCGCATCGTCATTGATATTGGCAAATGGCAGCGATGGGTCGTAACGCTTTATGATCCGCACATTTCTGGCAAAGCCCGCCGCCGCAATGTCCGCAGCACGGTCGATCAGCGGATAAATGTTGCCAGGCGCACATTCCAGCGTCCGGTCAGTGGTAAAATCCTGCATCCGGTCGATCAGCGCGGCAATACGATCGACTTCGTTACAGATGAGCTGGGTCAGCGCAGCGTCGCGCCCGCCCTGCCCGCCTTCCAGCAATTGCGCCGCGCCGCGTATGCCCGATAGCGGGTTCTTGATCTCATGCGCCAATATTGCCGCCGCGCCCATGGCCGACCGCGCCCCGCCGGACGTGCCGCGATGGCCGATCTTGCGCGCCTGGCTTTGCGCGTGCAGCGACACCACGCGCCACCCATCATGATCGACGATGGGCGA encodes:
- the hfq gene encoding RNA chaperone Hfq, with product MADKVNNLQDIFLNSLRKSKTPVTMFLVKGVKLQGIITWFDNFSVLLRRDGQSQLVYKHAISTVMPAQSMDLTDLRKVSDSNSGKARLLQEIFLSAVRKSGSPVTMFLVNGVMLQGEIAAFDLFCMLLERDGMVQLVYKHAISTVQPLHSLDLSGENEQDD
- a CDS encoding sigma-54-dependent transcriptional regulator, producing the protein MALDILIVDDEEDIRDLVAGVLEDEGFTTRTAANSDSAIDAVDARRPSLVLLDVWLQGSRLDGLELLDEIKRRDPTIPVLMISGHGNIDTAVAAIRKGAADFIEKPFEADRLIHLVSRATETERLRRENQVLRARFGQDDELTGTSAAINGVRATIKKVAATGSRVLISGPAGVGKEVAARMLHSWSGRADSPFIIVAAARMEPDRVEEELFGLEDQSGLVRPGYLEQAHGGTLYIDEVADMPVTTQGKILRVLTDQSFTRVGGQRQVKVDVRVISSTALNLAGEIEERRFREDLFYRLNVVPLAIPPLSERRDDIPPLVEHYLARFAAERRVPPPDMASDAMAALQANEWPGNVRQLRNVIERTMILAPGDRIGRIELDMLPSELTSSGGGEGMGQSAIMGAPLREARESFEREYLRIQIRRFSGNISRTATFIGMERSALHRKLKLLGITDGKD
- a CDS encoding ATP-binding protein — its product is MSGATTFSRRASAWRRKLPPFLRKGRLASLIEITVLALFLGVAGLTWHLLSGGGQSYSLLTPPIVALLLVANLVPAIALLMLMGRRVAKRRAAQSAIGSDGQLHVRLVAIFSIAASVPMLLVVIFASLLFQYGVQFWASDSARGMLQNASDLARGYYEQNLREVSDETITMADDLRDYLTQSPVSSPRFAEGYLYQVVTRKLNRSAIIEVGKDGIARTAATVDPENRPASAMLDPAVIKRLTDGENIVVQARANQIEAVTLLYPGSKIYLYVTRNAGSSSFSNVERAQKVIGDYDAFANQSRALQLRFNVALFVGSLLLVGLAVYIALAVADWMVRPVNELVTAARRITAGDLSARVSSPQSRDEIGTLAAAFNRMTQRLEAQTGALVGANSQLDERRAFIEAILSGVSAGVLSVDRQGVVQLLNRSAAAILVEEGDDPVGRPLAQVAPELAELIASEEDHGIVQLRAHGDLRTLAVKLSHDASRHILTFDDITQQLSDQRRAAWSDVARRIAHEIKNPLTPIQLAAERLQRRYAEEITSDRPTFTRLTGTIVRQVGDLRRIVDEFSSFARMPKPVFRREAVSDIARHALFLHEVAHPDIQFEYHADDPDLDLVCDRRQLGQALTNIVKNGVEAIESKPVSDEGGPRGHVRMALSMDGGDLVINVRDDGIGLPPERDRILEPYMTTRTKGTGLGLAIVKKIVEEHLGEIRFDDAPGGGASVTLRFAAAALEKLEEGQFIALPKGKVTANGS
- the ntrC gene encoding nitrogen regulation protein NR(I), with the translated sequence MAATGTVLVVDDDPAICVVVGEALRRQGHKVKTAASIRERTALMDSFTPDVLITDVMLPDGDGLEGVADIIAARPDLSVIILSAQNTLNTAIRATEKGAFEYLPKPFDLNELTRAVSDALGTRQDEGEEQGDVGLPHDGLPLVGRSPAMQEVYRTIARVLSNDLSILVLGESGTGKELVAEAIHSLGQRRTKPFIAINMAAIPRELIEAELFGYEKGAFTGAHARTAGKFEQAQGGTLFLDEIGDMPMEAQTRLLRVLQSGEVTTVGGSKPVRVNVRIIAATNKHLPQLIDDNRFRQDLYYRLNVVPIALPPLRERREDVIMLARHFLEKAAQEGLPRKTLADDATQLLMAWHWPGNVRELQNMMQRLAVLSRENVITAEILRNMLPLDAVPADYAAPGDHLAHAIRDWAKRQLGVGLGQPNRSLHDDMLAMVEPILLQEVLASVDGNQIRAAGLLGINRNTLRKKLTDYGLDPLQLRVAD
- a CDS encoding two-component system sensor histidine kinase NtrB, producing the protein MNGPLSSIPAPLRMQQDRLRMQQDGPSLAEQMTALPVATLVVRPDNAIAEANVRAETLLNMARSAIIGSDIARTIRIAEAGARFDIWHSNKPIAAYDIKVHAGRTAEMEVDLMISPIVDHDGWRVVSLHAQSQARKIGHRGTSGGARSAMGAAAILAHEIKNPLSGIRGAAQLLEGGQGGRDAALTQLICNEVDRIAALIDRMQDFTTDRTLECAPGNIYPLIDRAADIAAAGFARNVRIIKRYDPSLPFANINDDALVQVMINLLKNAAEALEGVEKPRIRVETAFRHGVSVMVGGGKGSAVLPIEIVVVDNGPGVPEHILDHLFNPFITGKRDGQGLGLALVDKLVRDMSGFVQYSRDAEAGESTFRILLPMGMG